The stretch of DNA GACGAGGCCGGGTTGGGCATGACGATCTTGCCTTTGTACTCAGGCTTGGTCAGGTCCTGCCAGCTCACTGGCTTGGTCAGGCCCTGCTTCTCGGCTTCGACAGTGTTGAAGCAGATGGTCGCGGCCCACACGTCCATGCCGACCCAGGCTGGCGGGTTGGCCGCATCGCGGTAGTTCGCCGAAATCTTGCCCAGGTCTTTCGGCGCGTAAGCTTCGAGCATGCCGTTCTGGTCGAGAATGGCCAGGCTGGAAGCAGCCAGGCCCCAGACCGCGTCGGCCTGTGGGCGGTCCTTCTCGGCCAGCAGCTTGGCGGTGATGATGCCAGTGGAATCACGCACCCACTTGATCTCGATATCCGGGTTGGCCTTTTCGAAGGCCTGCTTGTAACTCTTGAGCTGCTCGGCTTCCAGGGCGGTGTACACAGTCAGCTGGGTGGCCGCGGCCGAAGCCTGCAGGCTGAAGACGGCGGATACGGCAGCGGCAAGTGCAAAGGGCTTGAACATGATGCGTTTCCTATCAGTGTGGGCAGGCGGTCAATGGCCAGGCGCGCGCTGGCGCCAGGCCTGGGAGCGGCGCAGCAGGCCGCGCGAAGCAGTGGCCAGCAGCAGCGATGCAGCGGCGCTGGTCAGCAGGATCAGGGTCGACATGGCGGCAGCACCGCCGACGTTGCCAGCATCGTCCATGTTCAGAACGGCGACGGCGGCGAGGATGGTGTCGGGGCTGTAGAGGAAGATCGCCGCCGACACGGTGGTCATCGCCGAGACGAACAGGTAGCGGATGATGTCGAGCAGCGCCGGCAGGCAGATCGGCACGGTGACCCGCACGAAGTGCTTGTACAGCGGCGCCTTGAGCGACAACGCGGCGGCCTCGAACTCGCCGTCGAGCTGGCGCAGCGCGGTGGCGGCGGTCATCTGCGCGGTGGTCAGGTAGTGGGCAATGGTGCACAGCACCAGCAGCGCCATGCCGCCATAGAACACGTGCAGCGGGTTGCCGCTGAGGTTGAAGAAGAACACGTAGCCCAGGCCCAGCACCAAACCCGGTACCGCCATGGGGATGAAGCTGAGCAGACGCAAGGCCTGGTTGAGCAGGCGCTGCCCCTGGGTTTTCTCCATCAGGTAGGCGCCGGTGAAGATCACGATGCTGCCGATCAGTGCGGTGCACAGGGCCATGGTCACACTGTTGCGGTAGGCCAGCCAGCCGCCACCGGCGGTGTCCTCGAACTGGTAATGCTTGAACGACAGGGTCAGGTTGTACGGCCAGAACGTGACCAGCGATGAGTACACCGCCATGCCGATCACCACCAGCAAGGCTGCGCAGACCATCAGCACGATGGCCAGGAAGCAGGCATCACGGCAGCGCGACGGCTTGGGTTCGAACACCTGGGCTCGGCCACTCATCGCCTCGCCCTGGCGCCGACGCAGCCAGGCATCGACGCCAAAGCTGAACAGCGCCGGCAGCAGCAGTACCATGCCGATCAACGCGCCACGGCCGAATTGCTGCTGGCCGACCACCGCCTTGTAGGCCTCCAGCGCCAGCACCTGATAATCGCCGCCCACCACGACCGGCACACCGAAGTCGGTGATGGTCAAGGTGAATACCAGGCAGAACGCCGCGAACACCGCCTGACGCGTGGCTGGCCAAGTGATGCTGCGAAATGCACGCCACGGCCCGGCGCCCATGCTCGACGCCGCGTCGAACAGCCGCGCGTCGGCCAGCGACAAGGCCGAGAGCAGGATCATCAGCGCATGGGGGAAGGTGTAGATGGCCTCGCCCAGGACAATGCCCCAGAAGCCATAGATGTTGTCGCTGAGCAGGCTGCGCAGCAGGCCTTGGTTGCCGAACAGATAGACCAGGGCAATCGCTGGCAGCATCGACGGCGCCAGCAACGGCAGCAGCGAGATGCCGCGCCACAGGCCCTTGGCCGGGATCAGCGTGCGCTGCAGGGCGTAGGCGAACAGGTAGGCCAACGGCACCACGATCGCCGCCACGGTGAACGCCACCGACAGGCTGTTGCTGAGCAGCCAGTGAAAGTTCTCGCTGGCGAACAGTTCGCGGGCGGCCAGCAAGCCACCGCCCTGGCCGGCTTCACCGCTGAAGCCTTTCCAGAAAATGGCCAGCAGCGGCATCACCACGGCCAGTAGCAGAAGAATCAGCAGCAGGCTCTTGCCACCAACGACGAACAGGCGGTCTCCCAGGGCGACGTCGCTGCGTCGCGCATCCTTGGTCGGGGTCAGCGGTAAAGACATTGGCGCGGCCATCTCAGGCAAACACCTGCAGGCTCTGCGGTGGCAGCGCCACCCAGATATCCTGCGAGCCCAGATGCGGCATGGCTTCGGGCGCAAGTTCGGCGAGCAGGGCATGGCCCGGCAGCGCCTTGAGCTCGAAGCTCATGCGGCAGCGGTTGCCCAGGAAGGTGATTTCGCGGACCTTGGCCGGGAACAGGTTCTCCTCATGCACCACCGGGTTCACGGTGATTGCCTCTGGGCGGCAGAACAGCCGACCACTGCGGGCGCTACCCGCGTTGGTTGCCAGGCGCATGCTCATGGCGCCGACCTGGGCGTGGCTCTCGCTACTGCGCTGGAACGGCAGCCAGTTGCCTTGGCCGACGAACTCGGCGACGAACGGCGTGGCCGGCTGGTCGTAGATTTCCTGCGGGGTCGCGTATTGCTCGACCTGGCCGTTGTTCATCACCGCGATGCGGTCGGCCATGAGCATGGCTTCGTCCTGGTTGTGGGTGACCATCAACGTGGTGATACCCAGCTGGCGCTGCAGCTGGCGCAGCTCGGTACACAAGTGCTCACGCACGCGGGCATCCAGCGCCGACATCGGTTCGTCGAGCAGCAGCAGCGACGGCGACGGCGCCAGCGCACGGGCCAGGGCCACACGTTGCTGTTGGCCGCCGGAGAGCTGGCCGGGGTATTTCTTCTCGCTACCGGACAGGCCGACCAGCTCAAGCATTTGCGCCACGCGTTGGCGGCTCTCGTCACGGCTGCTGCCGGTCAGGCCGTAAGCAATGTTGGCTTCAACGGTAAGGTTGGGGAACAGCGCGTAGGACTGGAACAGGATGCCGTAGTCCCGGGCCTGGGGTGGCAGTTCGGAGATGTCGCGCTCACCGATGTACAGCGCGCCACGGTCCTGGCGCTCAAGGCCTGCGATGCAGCGCAGCAGGGTAGTCTTGCCGCAACCGGACGGGCCGAGCAGGCACACCAGCTCACCGGCGGCGATGTCCAGGGACACATTGTTCAGCGCCGTGAAGGCACCGAATCGTTTGTGGATACCGCGCACTTTCATCTGTGCGCCCGGGGTGGCGTGGTTCATGGCAAGGCCTCATCGAACAGGTGAGGGCCATGCTAGGAAGGCTGTGCGAAGGTTCTGTGGCTTTTGGGCAAAAGCCGCTGATAGTGGTATAGGCAGATTTGGTAGTGGCCGTGAGGGCCTATTCGCGGGTAAACCCGCGAAGAAACCAACACCGATTCAGAACTGCGAACCCACCACTTCCTGCGCCACGCCCAGGAATGCTGCCGGCAAGCGGGCCTGGCGCCGCTCCTTCAGGCAATACAGATACTCATGCATCACTGGCGCATTCTCCAACGCCAGCACCCGCAGCTCCGGGTTGTGCGGCACCTCGTGGCGGGCGATCACGCTGATGCCGATATTGCGCAGCACCGCCTCGCGGATCGACTCACGGCTGCCGATCTCCAGCAACGCCCCGGCCTTGACCCCGGCATCCAGCATCATCTGCTCGGTCAGCTTGCGCGTGGTCGAGCCCTTCTCGCGCATCAACAAGCAATGCCCCGCCACCACTTCGATAGACACCGCCTGCCGATGCGCCAGCGGATGATTGCGGTGCACCGCCACCACCAGCGGGTCGGAGCCAAGCACCCGGCGCACCAGGCGCGCATCCTCCACCAGCTGCGACGACGCGGCGATATCCACCCGGTAGTCTTCGAGCATCTCCAACACCTGCTGGGAGTTGCCGATCTCCACCATCACCTCGACCTGGGGCAGGCGCTCGCGGAAGATCTTCACCAGGTCGAGGATGTAATACGGCGCAGTAGCGGCAATGCGCAAGCTGCCCTGGGCCTGGCCGCAGTTGCGCAACTCGAACTCGATGTCAGCCTCCTGCTGCAGCAGCGCCTTGACCATCGGCAGCAGGCGCACGCCCTCCTCGCTCAGCACCAGGCGCCGGCCACCGCGGTAGAACAGCTCCACCGCATAGTGGCTTTCCAGGTTGCGGATCTGCGTGGTCACCGTGGGCTGGCTGAGCCCGAGCTTCTTCGCCGCCAGGGTGATGCTGCCCAGGCGGGCCACCATGTAGAAGGCTTTGAGCTCGGCACTCAGCATTGCAGGACCTCATTTGCGCAGCAGGCGCAGACCGTTGAACACCACCAGCAGGCTCACGCCCATGTCGGCGAAAACCGCCATCCACATGGTGGCCATGCCGGCAAAGGTGATTGCCAGGAATATCGCCTTGATACCCAGCGCCAGAACGATGTTCTGCGTCAGGATCGCCGCACTTTGGCGCGACAGCCTGACGAACGCCGGGATTTTGCGCAAGTCATCATCCATCAGCGCCACATCGGCGGTCTCGATCGCCGTGTCGGTACCGGCCGCCGCCATGGCGAAGCCGATTTCGGCACGGGCCAGGGCTGGCGCGTCGTTGATGCCATCGCCAACCATGCCGACCCGGTGCCCTTCGACGTACAGCTGCTCGATGCTGCGCAGCTTGTCAGCCGGCAGCAAGTTGCCCTCGGCGCGGTCGATACCCACCTGCGCGGCGATGGCCTGGGCGGTGTGCGGATTGTCGCCGGTCAACATGACGGTCTTGATGCCCAGCGCGTGCAGCTCGGCGATTGCCTGGCGGCTGCTGTCCTTGACCGTGTCGGCCACGGCGAACAGTGCCAACGGCCCGGAACGGTCGAGCAGCAGGACCACGGTCTTGCCCTGGCGCTCCAGTGCATCCAGCTGTGCTTCCAGCTCTGGTGAGCACAGGCCCAATTCTTCGACCAGCCGGTGATTGCCCAGATGGTAGGTTTCGCCGTCGATTTCACCACGCACGCCACGGCCGGCAAGGGCCGCGAATTCACTGACCTCGCTCAGCGGCACGTTCTGCGCCTTGGCGAACTGGGCAATGGCGCCAGACACTGGGTGATCTGAACGGTCAGCCAGGCTCGCCGCCAACGCCTGGGCGCGGCCCTCGAACAGGGGGTCGAGCACTTTGGTGTCGGTTTGCACCGGTTTGCCGTGGGTGATGGTGCCGGTCTTGTCCAGGGCCAGGAAGTCCAGCTTGCGCCCACCTTCCAGGTATACCCCGCCCTTGATCAGGATGCCCTTGCGTGCCGCAGCAGCCAAACCGCTGACGATGGTCACCGGGGTAGAAATGACCAGCGCACACGGGCAGGCCACCACCAGCAGCACCAGCGCGCGGTACACCCAGTCGAACCAGGCCCCGGCCATGAACAACGGCGGAATCACTGCCACCGCCAGGGCCACGGCGAACACCACAGGGGTGTAGATGCGAGAGAACTGGTCGACGAAGCGCTGGGTAGGCGCACGCGCCCCCTGTGCTTCTTCGACGGCCTTGATGATGCGCGCCAGGGTCGACTGCCCGGCGGCGGCCGTCACCCGGTACTCCAAGGCACCGGCCTGGTTGATGGTGCCGGCGAACAGCTTGTCGCCCGCTGCCTTTTCTACGGGCAAGCTTTCGCCGGTGATCGGTGCCTGATCGACGCTGGACTGCCCGCTGACCACTTCGCCATCCAGGCCGATGCGTTCACCCGGGCGCACCCGTACCAAGGCACCGATAGCCACCGCGCGCACTTCCACCTCACGCCACTGGCCATCGGCCTGCTGCACCGTAGCCATGTCCGGGGCCAGTTGCATCAGCCCGCCAATGGCATTGCGCGCACGGTCCAGCGAGCGCGCCTCGATCAGTTCGGCGACGGTGAACAGCACCATGACCATGGCCGCTTCCGGCCACTGGCCAATCAGCACGGCGCCGGTCACGGCAATGCTCATCAGCGCATTGATGTTGAGGTTGCGGTTCTTCAGGGCGATCCAGC from Pseudomonas putida encodes:
- a CDS encoding putative 2-aminoethylphosphonate ABC transporter permease subunit, coding for MAAPMSLPLTPTKDARRSDVALGDRLFVVGGKSLLLILLLLAVVMPLLAIFWKGFSGEAGQGGGLLAARELFASENFHWLLSNSLSVAFTVAAIVVPLAYLFAYALQRTLIPAKGLWRGISLLPLLAPSMLPAIALVYLFGNQGLLRSLLSDNIYGFWGIVLGEAIYTFPHALMILLSALSLADARLFDAASSMGAGPWRAFRSITWPATRQAVFAAFCLVFTLTITDFGVPVVVGGDYQVLALEAYKAVVGQQQFGRGALIGMVLLLPALFSFGVDAWLRRRQGEAMSGRAQVFEPKPSRCRDACFLAIVLMVCAALLVVIGMAVYSSLVTFWPYNLTLSFKHYQFEDTAGGGWLAYRNSVTMALCTALIGSIVIFTGAYLMEKTQGQRLLNQALRLLSFIPMAVPGLVLGLGYVFFFNLSGNPLHVFYGGMALLVLCTIAHYLTTAQMTAATALRQLDGEFEAAALSLKAPLYKHFVRVTVPICLPALLDIIRYLFVSAMTTVSAAIFLYSPDTILAAVAVLNMDDAGNVGGAAAMSTLILLTSAAASLLLATASRGLLRRSQAWRQRAPGH
- a CDS encoding LysR family transcriptional regulator — encoded protein: MLSAELKAFYMVARLGSITLAAKKLGLSQPTVTTQIRNLESHYAVELFYRGGRRLVLSEEGVRLLPMVKALLQQEADIEFELRNCGQAQGSLRIAATAPYYILDLVKIFRERLPQVEVMVEIGNSQQVLEMLEDYRVDIAASSQLVEDARLVRRVLGSDPLVVAVHRNHPLAHRQAVSIEVVAGHCLLMREKGSTTRKLTEQMMLDAGVKAGALLEIGSRESIREAVLRNIGISVIARHEVPHNPELRVLALENAPVMHEYLYCLKERRQARLPAAFLGVAQEVVGSQF
- a CDS encoding putative 2-aminoethylphosphonate ABC transporter ATP-binding protein — protein: MNHATPGAQMKVRGIHKRFGAFTALNNVSLDIAAGELVCLLGPSGCGKTTLLRCIAGLERQDRGALYIGERDISELPPQARDYGILFQSYALFPNLTVEANIAYGLTGSSRDESRQRVAQMLELVGLSGSEKKYPGQLSGGQQQRVALARALAPSPSLLLLDEPMSALDARVREHLCTELRQLQRQLGITTLMVTHNQDEAMLMADRIAVMNNGQVEQYATPQEIYDQPATPFVAEFVGQGNWLPFQRSSESHAQVGAMSMRLATNAGSARSGRLFCRPEAITVNPVVHEENLFPAKVREITFLGNRCRMSFELKALPGHALLAELAPEAMPHLGSQDIWVALPPQSLQVFA
- a CDS encoding heavy metal translocating P-type ATPase translates to MNQPVSHEHKHPHDHARGDEAHGHAAHGHSCCGSSAAPALVQLSEKASSHARLSRFRIDAMDCPTEQTLIQDKLGKLAGIEQLEFNLITRVLGVRHTLSGTGEIERAIDSLGMKAEPLAVEDDGSATAAKPHKSRWLPLALSGIAAITAEIVHFAKLGPEWLVAALALVAILVCGLGTYKKGWIALKNRNLNINALMSIAVTGAVLIGQWPEAAMVMVLFTVAELIEARSLDRARNAIGGLMQLAPDMATVQQADGQWREVEVRAVAIGALVRVRPGERIGLDGEVVSGQSSVDQAPITGESLPVEKAAGDKLFAGTINQAGALEYRVTAAAGQSTLARIIKAVEEAQGARAPTQRFVDQFSRIYTPVVFAVALAVAVIPPLFMAGAWFDWVYRALVLLVVACPCALVISTPVTIVSGLAAAARKGILIKGGVYLEGGRKLDFLALDKTGTITHGKPVQTDTKVLDPLFEGRAQALAASLADRSDHPVSGAIAQFAKAQNVPLSEVSEFAALAGRGVRGEIDGETYHLGNHRLVEELGLCSPELEAQLDALERQGKTVVLLLDRSGPLALFAVADTVKDSSRQAIAELHALGIKTVMLTGDNPHTAQAIAAQVGIDRAEGNLLPADKLRSIEQLYVEGHRVGMVGDGINDAPALARAEIGFAMAAAGTDTAIETADVALMDDDLRKIPAFVRLSRQSAAILTQNIVLALGIKAIFLAITFAGMATMWMAVFADMGVSLLVVFNGLRLLRK